The genomic stretch TTTAAAAGCTTGAGACAATCCAATTTGGTCATAAGGATTTTTTTCTAATTTTTTAGAGCAACTGACAATAGCAATCAATAAAACTAAAGTCAAGTATATATTTATATTTTTCATTTTCTACTTATTAAATTTAATTACGAAATCTTTCTATATTAAAATTGTAAATCCAACCCTACTGCATATTGTTTAGTATTTGGATAGTTCCCTAATTGTAAATTAGAATCAACTTCTGGATCTGCACCCGTATAGTTCGTAACAGTAAGAATATTTCTACCTACTAAATATATATTAGCACCTTTTAAAATGTGTGTCTTTTTCAAAACAGAAGATGGCACTTTGTACCCTATTGTCAGATTTTTTAATCTCAAGAAAGAAGCGTTCTGGATTAATCTTGTATCAAATTGCACAAATTGGTAATCTAAACTTGGAAATTCTGTTTTATCTCCAGGGTTCTTCCAATAATCTGCAACATTTTTCCATTGATTATATCCAACGAAAACATTTGCATTTTCATAAAAATATGCATCATTATTTATTAGATACTTCCCATTTACGAAAGAGAAACTTGCATCTAAATAAAATCCTTTGTAAGTGGCGTTCAATCCGAAGCCTCCATAAAATGGTGGATTCCTTTTTATTCCTGTATTTTGCGATAATGCATCATCAAAGTCCGACGTCACTTTTGAAGGATCCTTTTGAGTTTTTGAAGGATCGTCTCCTGGCAAATACCATTGTGGTTCCCCCGTTTCAGAATTAACACCAGCCCAAATCGGTTGCATATATTCCACAGGATCACCAATTACCCAAAGAATACCAGTTCCATTGATTGTATAATAATTTAACCCTTGAAATAATGAAAGAACTTTCTCCTTATTGTATGCAAAATTAAATCTTGGTGTAATTACAAAATCTTTCGTTTTAATAACATCAAAATCAACAGTAACATTTAATCCTTTTATATTTAATTTGCCTACATTAGAAGTTATAGAACTAAATCCAGATGTATAAGGATAAGGAACATCCACCAACATATTAGTTGTTGTCCTATTAAATGCACTCAAATCGAATCTCGCCCTGTGGAATAACTCAAAGTTTAAACCAAGTGTTGTAAGAGCTTGCTTCTCCCATGTTAAGTCCGGATTTCCTGGAGCTGTAATTTCCAATCCGGTCCCCCCCATATAGGTATTTGTTCCAGCTAACGGGAGACTTAGATAATTTCCTATATCAGAGTTCCCTTGCGTTCCATAGTTCAGCCTAACTGTTAAATCAGACAACCAATTAACATCTGATAAAAATTTTTCTTTTTTTGCTTTCCACATACCTCCAATAGACCAAAATGTTGCATTCTTTTTATTTGCACCAAAACGAGATGATTTATCATTTCTTATAGACAAATCTACAAAATATTTGTTCAAATAATTATAGCCGAGCTTTCCAAAGAAAGACAGATATGCATATTCAGTTTTAGACTCTCCTACACTATAATTGTTAGGACCATTTGATAAAAGCATTAATTCATCATTAGGCTGTCCAGAAGATGAAGCACTAATACCTTTATATGAATAATCTATCCATTCCTGCCCCCCTAATATGTCAAAGTTATGTTTATCTCCACCCTCGCTAAATTGATATTCTATTGTGTTTGTCCATGTTCTCTGTACCCCCCTAGCGTAACTTTCTGAGACGCTTCCATTATTAGGAGAACCAATGTATGAAGCTAGCGTTTGAGAAGATGTTTGATAATCATATGCATCCATCCCTGCTTGCGTCCTTAGCGTCAAACCCTTTAACGGATCTATCTCTATATACGCAGTCGGATTAAACTGCGTGTTGTTTGAAACAGAAGGATGCGTTTCTGCCAAATAATTAGCAGAATAATGATTCCAACCAGGAATATAATCGTATGCTTTTCCTGTAGAATCATACGGAGAATAAAAAGGTGGAGCTAGCATACCTAATCCCCTATTGGTATTATTCGATCCATAAGGATTTTCCTGCCGCTTATCATATCCAAAAAACAAATTTATTCCAAATTTAAACCAATTTGTAACCTTAGAGGTAATGTTTGATCTTAAAGTATATTTATCATAAGCAGAACGATATGCCAAACCTTCATCTCCTATATAACCGCCTGAAACGAAATAAGAAGTTTTCTCTCCTCCTCCAGAGGCAGATAGATTTAGTGTTTTTATTGGTGCATTGTCTTTATAATACACATTGTTCCAGCGTGTATTTATATCTCTTCCTGCATTTGGATAGTTGAGCATTCCATTAATCTGCGCATCTGATAAGAGACCCGTTTCAGACCAGAAAGACAATAACTCATCGGTGTTCATAAAACGATCAAAAAATTTTGTACCTAATAATTTAGATGTTGCATATTGGCTAGAAAGTGTAATAGATGACAAACCAGAAACTCCATGTTTTGTTGTTATTATTATTACTCCATTGGCTGCTCTCGAACCGTAAATGGAAGTAGCCGAAGCATCTTTTAAAACAGATAAACTTTCTACATCTGATGGATTCAAGGAAATCAATGTTCCTGCATCCACAGGAGTACCATCTAGCAATATTAATGGGGTAGAACCTGCACCCAAAGAACCAACCCCATTTAATGAAAATGAAGACGAACCATCTGGCTCTCCTGTTGAAGTATAGACCTGTAAACCTGCAACTTGCCCTTGCAATGCATCAATAAGATTGGGCGAAGGTTTATTTTGCAATACAGACCCCTTTACCGTCACGATAGAACCTACAACATTTGAAGCCAATCGTCTTGAACCATATCCAGTCACAATTACGTCATTCAAATCCGACTGGGAGGAATCCAATACAATATTTAGAGATTCGGACGAAGCAACCTCTTCTTTAGATACAAAGCCAATAGCGGAAATCACAAGTATAGAACCACTTTGAACATTTTTTAGTGTAAATTTTCCATCATAATTAACAACAGTGCCTTTCTTTGTACCTTTCACACTTACAGAGGCGGAAGGAATTGGATTTCCTTGACTTGTTTTTACCGTACCACTAATAGTAATTACTTCTTGTCCAAAAGCGCTATTTAGACAAACAAAAGAAACCCATAATGATAATACAAGTAATAATTTTTTTCTCATGTACTTTCTTTAAGATTTAAAAAATCAGATTACATAATAAAAATTCAAAAAACAAATCCAACTAACTCGATTTCTATAATTTAAAAAAATGATTTTGCTATAATATTGGTTATCGCAATTTGATTAAGAGCATCAGTTGTTTTTGAATTTCATAAATTTTCGGAGTAAAAATAGTATTATTTTTAAATTAATTAACTTTTTCGTGGGTTTTTTTAAAACTCTTTAACCAATTAAAAATAATATATGTTTAAAGTTATTTTATTAGAGAGAAGAACTCAAGAAATCAAAATCTCTGTCAAAAACATTTTTGAGTGACTCATTAACACGGTGGTGTTCGTATCTAAGATAAAATGGTACAGCAATAAAAACCAAACTATCTAAAATAGTCTTCTTGATTTTAATGGGTTTAAAGAATGGTTATTATTTTAGTATTT from Arachidicoccus sp. BS20 encodes the following:
- a CDS encoding SusC/RagA family TonB-linked outer membrane protein, which codes for MRKKLLLVLSLWVSFVCLNSAFGQEVITISGTVKTSQGNPIPSASVSVKGTKKGTVVNYDGKFTLKNVQSGSILVISAIGFVSKEEVASSESLNIVLDSSQSDLNDVIVTGYGSRRLASNVVGSIVTVKGSVLQNKPSPNLIDALQGQVAGLQVYTSTGEPDGSSSFSLNGVGSLGAGSTPLILLDGTPVDAGTLISLNPSDVESLSVLKDASATSIYGSRAANGVIIITTKHGVSGLSSITLSSQYATSKLLGTKFFDRFMNTDELLSFWSETGLLSDAQINGMLNYPNAGRDINTRWNNVYYKDNAPIKTLNLSASGGGEKTSYFVSGGYIGDEGLAYRSAYDKYTLRSNITSKVTNWFKFGINLFFGYDKRQENPYGSNNTNRGLGMLAPPFYSPYDSTGKAYDYIPGWNHYSANYLAETHPSVSNNTQFNPTAYIEIDPLKGLTLRTQAGMDAYDYQTSSQTLASYIGSPNNGSVSESYARGVQRTWTNTIEYQFSEGGDKHNFDILGGQEWIDYSYKGISASSSGQPNDELMLLSNGPNNYSVGESKTEYAYLSFFGKLGYNYLNKYFVDLSIRNDKSSRFGANKKNATFWSIGGMWKAKKEKFLSDVNWLSDLTVRLNYGTQGNSDIGNYLSLPLAGTNTYMGGTGLEITAPGNPDLTWEKQALTTLGLNFELFHRARFDLSAFNRTTTNMLVDVPYPYTSGFSSITSNVGKLNIKGLNVTVDFDVIKTKDFVITPRFNFAYNKEKVLSLFQGLNYYTINGTGILWVIGDPVEYMQPIWAGVNSETGEPQWYLPGDDPSKTQKDPSKVTSDFDDALSQNTGIKRNPPFYGGFGLNATYKGFYLDASFSFVNGKYLINNDAYFYENANVFVGYNQWKNVADYWKNPGDKTEFPSLDYQFVQFDTRLIQNASFLRLKNLTIGYKVPSSVLKKTHILKGANIYLVGRNILTVTNYTGADPEVDSNLQLGNYPNTKQYAVGLDLQF